Proteins encoded in a region of the Diabrotica virgifera virgifera chromosome 4, PGI_DIABVI_V3a genome:
- the LOC126883669 gene encoding uncharacterized protein LOC126883669 translates to MGFYQNIAYRYGDLAVRALKDWSKTKQKLAREYNKRCFLSNISPTHIIHSTSSITKLLQRQDIKSNKDALQFTRLENRILNLEISNCIKVIRNLESNLSKLKRDIIDLTSEFIFNNFSSKQQVLYNKTFHKTKLVNTNKYNRLFNQELNLKLKTKPGWIKNLSNATLPDDISRFLSLGPRFSIEPIVGKDIPIRDMWADVETIMHSVTDAQLRDVLVAKSTYIITDYVHKNNSKSSFNFYRAMLHKTRKFLSENTNIIGMPSDKWNVTVVLERQRYLDLCLELLNSDNIYERLNRDPTNTVQTKCNNLIKELCSSGQINDDTKKKLTGYS, encoded by the exons ATGGGATTCTATCAGAACATCGCATATCGCTATGGTGACCTCGCTGTACGGGCACTCAAGGATTGGTCAAAGACTAAACAAAAATTGGCAAGAGAATACAATAAGAGATGTTTTTTATCTAACATTTCACCTACACATATCATACACTCCACTTCATCCATCACAAAGTTGTTACAAAGACAGGACATCAAGTCGAACAAGGATGCTTTACAATTTACCAGGTTAGAAAACAGAATTTTGAATTTAGAAATTTCTAATTGCATTAAAGTCATTCGTAATTTAGAGTCTAATTTATCGAAACTCAAAAGAGACATCATTGACTTAACTTCTGAattcatttttaacaatttttctaGTAAACAACAAGTTTTATATAACAAAACTTTTCATAAAACCAAATTAGTAAATactaacaaatataatagattatttaatcAAGAACTGAacttgaaactaaagacaaaaccGGGTTGGATTAAGAACCTCTCCAATGCAACTTTACCCGATGATATTTCTAGATTTTTGTCTTTGGGTCCCAGGTTCAGTATAGAACCTATTGTAGGGAAAGATATCCCTATCAGGGATATGTGGGCTGACGTTGAAACAATTATGCACTCTGTCACGGATGCACAACTGAGGGACGTACTAGTAGCTAAATCTACGTACATCATAACTGATTATGTACATAAAAACAACAGTAAAAGTAGCTTTAATTTCTACAGAGCTATGTTACATAAAACTCGTAAGTTTCTTAGTGAAAACACTAACATTATTGGCATGCCTTCTGACAAATGGAATGTAACTGTAGTTCTGGAGAGGCAAAGATACTTAGATCTATGTCTCGAATTGCTAAATTCTGATAATATATATGAGAGATTGAACAGAGATCCAACTAATACTGTTCAAACTAAATGCAACAACCTCATCAAGGAATTATGCAGTTCAGGACAAATAAATGAtgatacaaagaaaaaattaacAGG ttattcctga